One Pseudomonas fluorescens genomic region harbors:
- a CDS encoding ClpXP protease specificity-enhancing factor gives MNSSRPYLVRALYEWIVDNDCTPHMLVNSEYPAVQVPQGFASDGQIVLNISPSAVRHLHMDNDVVTFEGRFGGVPHSLYVPISAILGIYARENGQGMVFDLELPSDDEDDIERDDDQPPPDSEPPRPSGRPSLKVVK, from the coding sequence ATGAACTCCAGTCGACCTTATCTGGTCCGCGCGCTCTACGAGTGGATTGTCGATAACGATTGCACCCCGCACATGCTGGTCAATTCCGAATACCCGGCTGTGCAGGTGCCGCAGGGTTTCGCCAGCGATGGCCAGATCGTGCTGAACATCTCACCGAGTGCGGTGCGTCATCTGCACATGGACAACGACGTCGTGACCTTCGAGGGTCGCTTCGGTGGTGTCCCGCATAGCCTGTATGTGCCGATCAGTGCGATTCTGGGTATTTATGCCCGGGAGAACGGTCAAGGGATGGTGTTCGATCTCGAGTTGCCATCGGATGACGAAGACGATATCGAGCGCGATGACGACCAGCCGCCACCGGACAGTGAGCCGCCGCGCCCAAGTGGCCGGCCAAGCCTGAAAGTGGTGAAATAA
- a CDS encoding BON domain-containing protein, which yields MTPNRLGLLALTLCLGISGCTSVVNASREAPIEDDRGTRTFGSKIDDSLIETKVGVNIAKADPALDNDSHIVVTSFNGVVLLAGQTPREDLKAKAEQAAANVQRVKKVHNELQVLSPSSLLARQNDAWLTTKIKTQMLTDASIPGSRIKVITENGIVYLLGLLTKQEATQATNLVQGVSGVQKIVKLFEYID from the coding sequence ATGACCCCTAATCGCCTTGGCCTTCTGGCCTTGACCCTGTGCCTGGGCATCAGCGGCTGCACCTCTGTGGTGAACGCCAGCCGTGAAGCACCGATCGAAGATGACCGCGGCACCCGCACCTTCGGCAGCAAGATTGACGATTCGCTGATCGAAACCAAAGTGGGCGTGAACATCGCCAAGGCCGATCCGGCTCTGGACAACGACTCGCACATCGTCGTCACCAGCTTCAACGGCGTCGTTCTGCTGGCGGGCCAAACACCGCGCGAAGACCTCAAGGCTAAAGCCGAGCAGGCCGCGGCCAACGTGCAACGCGTAAAGAAAGTGCATAACGAGCTGCAGGTGCTGTCGCCCTCCTCTCTGCTGGCGCGCCAGAACGACGCCTGGCTGACCACCAAGATCAAAACGCAGATGCTCACCGATGCCAGCATTCCGGGCTCGCGGATCAAGGTCATTACCGAGAACGGTATTGTTTACCTGCTGGGCTTGCTGACGAAACAGGAAGCGACCCAGGCAACCAATCTGGTTCAGGGTGTTTCTGGCGTTCAGAAAATCGTCAAACTCTTCGAGTACATCGACTGA
- a CDS encoding penicillin-binding protein activator: protein MIACLRLFTALCLAALLAACASSPSSSLGELPRTPDASIEQLLEQATQAKTPEQAALLRLSAADLAYRQGNAGQSAQILQQVPVEQLKPGQQIFANTLSAELAMTRNQPKAALTALSHPSFQKLGEMPEEQQVRTGTVHARALEADGQTLAAARERVFIAPMLEGEAASKNHEAIWTLIGSLPTDQLQPNTTDDLGGWMGLALAVKSAGTLEQQQAAIDSWRAQNPKHPAAINLPQPLTKLKELASQPLSKIALLLPQDGQLASVGKALREGFMAAHYQAQQAGQKPPAIEFYDSSKLTSMDEFYRKAQADGVQLVVGPLEKPLVKQLSTRPQLPITTLALNYSEGDQGPAQLFQFGLAAEDEAREVSRRARADGLHRAAIMVPKGEWGDRVLRAFSQDWQANGGSIVATERVDQPVQLAQQIADMFQLRQSEARAKSLQNAAGTNVAAQPSRRQDIEFIFLAATPQQAQQIKPTLNFQYAGDVPVYATSHVYSASGDVNQYNDMNGVRFCETPWLLDTSDPLRQQVVAQWPQAAGSLGRLYAMGVDAYRLAPRLGQLKALPDSRIDGESGSLGMTQTQRVVRQLPWAQFVSGQVQRLPDTPR, encoded by the coding sequence ATGATCGCTTGCCTGCGGCTGTTCACTGCCCTCTGCCTCGCTGCCCTGTTGGCCGCGTGCGCCAGCTCCCCTTCCTCCAGCCTTGGCGAACTTCCACGGACTCCGGATGCCAGCATCGAGCAACTGCTCGAACAGGCTACCCAGGCGAAGACTCCGGAACAAGCCGCCCTGCTGCGCCTAAGCGCAGCGGATCTGGCTTATCGTCAAGGCAATGCCGGACAGTCCGCGCAGATCCTGCAACAAGTGCCGGTGGAGCAGCTCAAGCCAGGCCAGCAGATTTTCGCCAACACGCTGTCGGCCGAACTGGCCATGACGCGCAACCAGCCGAAAGCCGCGCTGACCGCCCTGAGCCACCCAAGCTTCCAGAAGCTCGGCGAGATGCCGGAGGAGCAACAAGTGCGCACCGGCACCGTGCATGCCCGCGCCCTTGAAGCCGATGGCCAGACCCTTGCCGCCGCCCGCGAGCGTGTATTCATTGCGCCAATGTTGGAAGGTGAAGCGGCGAGCAAGAACCACGAAGCGATCTGGACCCTGATTGGCTCGCTGCCAACCGATCAACTGCAACCCAATACCACCGACGATCTCGGCGGCTGGATGGGTCTGGCACTGGCGGTAAAAAGCGCCGGCACTCTGGAACAGCAGCAGGCAGCGATCGATAGCTGGCGTGCACAGAATCCAAAACACCCGGCCGCGATCAACCTGCCGCAGCCGCTGACCAAACTCAAGGAGCTGGCCAGCCAGCCACTGAGCAAGATCGCTCTGCTGCTGCCGCAGGACGGTCAACTCGCTTCGGTGGGCAAAGCCCTGCGTGAGGGCTTCATGGCTGCGCACTATCAGGCGCAGCAGGCCGGCCAGAAGCCGCCAGCCATTGAGTTCTACGACAGCTCGAAGCTGACGTCGATGGACGAGTTTTACCGCAAGGCGCAGGCTGATGGCGTGCAACTGGTCGTCGGCCCGCTGGAAAAACCTCTGGTCAAACAGCTGAGCACCCGCCCACAACTGCCGATCACCACTCTGGCACTGAATTACAGCGAAGGCGATCAAGGCCCGGCGCAGCTGTTCCAGTTCGGTCTGGCCGCTGAAGACGAAGCCCGCGAAGTCTCGCGCCGCGCTCGTGCCGATGGCCTGCACCGCGCGGCGATCATGGTGCCGAAAGGTGAATGGGGCGATCGCGTTCTGCGTGCGTTCAGCCAGGATTGGCAAGCCAATGGCGGCAGCATTGTTGCCACCGAACGTGTTGATCAGCCGGTGCAACTGGCCCAGCAGATCGCCGACATGTTCCAGCTGCGCCAGAGCGAAGCACGCGCCAAGAGCCTGCAGAACGCCGCCGGCACCAACGTTGCCGCGCAGCCTTCGCGCCGTCAGGACATCGAATTCATTTTCCTCGCCGCGACGCCGCAACAGGCCCAGCAGATCAAACCGACGCTGAATTTCCAGTACGCCGGTGACGTGCCCGTCTATGCAACTTCGCACGTTTACAGCGCCAGCGGCGACGTCAACCAGTACAACGACATGAACGGCGTTCGCTTTTGCGAAACCCCATGGCTGCTCGACACCAGCGACCCGCTGCGTCAGCAAGTGGTTGCGCAGTGGCCACAAGCGGCCGGCAGCCTCGGCCGTCTGTACGCGATGGGCGTGGATGCCTATCGCCTGGCGCCACGTCTGGGCCAACTCAAAGCACTGCCGGACAGCCGCATTGACGGTGAGTCGGGCAGCCTCGGCATGACCCAGACCCAACGCGTTGTGCGTCAATTGCCTTGGGCGCAGTTCGTCAGCGGTCAGGTTCAGCGCCTGCCGGACACACCACGCTGA
- a CDS encoding glutathione S-transferase N-terminal domain-containing protein, translating into MGVTNRLACYSDPADHYSHRVRIVLAEKGVSAEIIYVEAGRQPPKLIEVNPYGSLPTLVDRDLALWESTVVMEYLDERYPHPPLMPVYPVARANSRLLIHRIQRDWCGLVDLILDPKSKEAARVVARKELRESLTGVSPLFADKPFFLSEEQSLVDCCLLPILWRLPILGIELPRPAKPLLDYMERQFAREAFQASLSGVERDMR; encoded by the coding sequence ATGGGCGTGACCAATCGGTTGGCCTGTTACTCCGACCCCGCCGACCACTATTCCCACCGAGTGCGCATCGTGCTTGCAGAGAAGGGTGTCAGCGCCGAGATCATTTATGTGGAAGCTGGTCGCCAGCCGCCTAAACTGATTGAGGTGAACCCTTACGGCAGTCTGCCCACGCTGGTCGATCGCGACTTGGCGTTATGGGAGTCGACCGTGGTGATGGAATATCTGGATGAGCGTTACCCGCACCCGCCGTTGATGCCGGTTTATCCCGTGGCGCGTGCCAACAGCCGTCTGCTGATACATCGTATTCAGCGTGACTGGTGTGGTCTGGTGGATCTGATTCTGGATCCGAAGAGCAAGGAGGCCGCACGGGTCGTGGCGCGCAAGGAATTGCGTGAGAGCCTGACAGGTGTGTCGCCGCTGTTTGCCGACAAGCCGTTCTTCCTGAGCGAGGAACAAAGTCTGGTGGATTGCTGCCTATTACCAATACTCTGGCGTTTGCCGATTCTGGGTATTGAACTGCCGCGGCCAGCCAAGCCGCTGCTTGATTATATGGAGCGCCAGTTTGCGCGTGAGGCTTTCCAGGCGAGTCTGTCTGGTGTCGAACGCGATATGCGCTAA
- a CDS encoding YraN family protein, giving the protein MPDRSRSQSGKDAERQALEHLQNQGLRLLAQNWLCKRGELDLVMLDGDTVVFVEVRYRKNTQWGGALASIDGRKQQKLIFAAQYFLQRESRWANSPCRFDVVAIDSHPDQLNWLQNAFDS; this is encoded by the coding sequence ATGCCCGACAGGTCACGCTCGCAGAGCGGCAAGGATGCCGAGCGCCAAGCGCTCGAGCATCTGCAAAATCAAGGCCTGCGCCTGTTGGCGCAGAACTGGTTATGCAAACGCGGCGAGCTTGATCTGGTCATGCTTGATGGCGATACAGTAGTATTCGTCGAAGTTCGTTACCGAAAAAACACTCAATGGGGTGGCGCGCTCGCTAGCATCGATGGGCGCAAGCAGCAGAAACTGATTTTCGCTGCGCAGTATTTTCTTCAGCGCGAGTCGCGTTGGGCCAACTCCCCCTGCCGCTTCGATGTGGTGGCCATCGACAGCCACCCGGACCAGCTGAACTGGTTGCAGAATGCTTTCGACAGTTGA
- a CDS encoding phosphoheptose isomerase, with translation MDMQSRIRQLFQASIDTKQQAMDVLAPHIEQASQIMVNALLNEGKMLACGNGGSAGDAQHFSSELLNRFERERPSLPALALTTDSSTITSIANDYSYNEIFSKQIRALGQPGDVLLAISTSGNSANIIQAIQAAHDREMIVVALTGRDGGGMASLLLPEDVEIRVPANVTARIQEVHLLAIHCLCDLIDSQLFGSEE, from the coding sequence ATGGACATGCAATCCCGAATTCGCCAGCTTTTCCAGGCCAGTATCGACACCAAGCAACAGGCGATGGACGTACTTGCACCGCACATCGAGCAAGCCAGCCAGATCATGGTCAACGCCCTGCTCAACGAAGGCAAAATGCTCGCGTGCGGCAATGGCGGTTCGGCCGGCGACGCCCAGCATTTTTCCTCGGAGCTGCTCAATCGCTTCGAGCGCGAGCGCCCGAGCCTCCCCGCCCTTGCGCTGACCACCGATTCGTCGACGATCACTTCGATTGCCAATGACTACAGCTATAACGAAATCTTCTCCAAGCAAATCCGCGCACTCGGCCAGCCTGGCGATGTCTTGCTGGCGATTTCGACCAGCGGTAACTCGGCAAACATTATTCAAGCGATCCAGGCCGCACATGATCGCGAAATGATTGTCGTAGCTTTGACCGGACGCGACGGCGGCGGCATGGCATCACTGCTGTTGCCGGAGGACGTCGAGATTCGCGTACCAGCCAACGTCACTGCACGTATTCAAGAAGTCCACTTGCTGGCGATCCATTGCCTCTGCGATCTGATCGACAGCCAACTGTTCGGGAGTGAAGAATGA
- the rsmI gene encoding 16S rRNA (cytidine(1402)-2'-O)-methyltransferase, whose protein sequence is MAAFTDHEVCALTAPGSLNSAAGSLYVVATPIGNLDDISARALKILREVALIAAEDTRHSARLMQHFGISTPLAACHEHNERDEGSRFITRLLAGDNVALISDAGTPLISDPGYHLVRQARAAGINVVPVPGACALIAALSAAGLPSDRFIFEGFLPAKSVGRKARLDAVKEEPRTLIFYEAPHRILECLQDMEAVFGGERQALLAREITKTFETLKGLPLSELRAFVETDSNQQRGECVVLVAGWTAPESEDAVSSEAMRILDLLLEEMPLKRAAALAAQITGERKNVLYQVALDKQKGV, encoded by the coding sequence ATGGCCGCTTTTACCGATCACGAGGTGTGCGCTTTGACTGCTCCAGGTTCCCTGAATTCCGCTGCCGGCTCGCTTTATGTGGTGGCGACGCCCATCGGCAACCTGGACGACATCAGTGCCCGGGCCCTGAAAATCCTCCGTGAAGTGGCGTTGATTGCCGCGGAAGACACCCGCCACTCGGCGCGCCTGATGCAGCACTTCGGGATTTCCACGCCGCTGGCCGCCTGTCATGAACACAATGAGCGTGATGAAGGTAGCCGCTTTATTACCCGTTTGCTGGCGGGGGATAACGTTGCGCTGATTTCCGACGCCGGCACGCCGCTGATTTCCGATCCGGGCTATCACCTGGTGCGACAGGCCCGTGCTGCGGGAATCAATGTCGTGCCGGTGCCAGGTGCATGCGCATTGATCGCGGCGTTGTCGGCGGCAGGCTTGCCATCCGATCGCTTTATCTTTGAAGGCTTTCTGCCGGCCAAGTCGGTCGGTCGCAAGGCGCGGCTGGACGCTGTCAAGGAAGAGCCGCGCACCTTGATCTTCTATGAAGCCCCACATCGCATCCTTGAATGTCTGCAGGATATGGAGGCTGTGTTCGGTGGTGAGCGTCAGGCTCTGCTGGCACGGGAAATCACCAAAACCTTCGAAACCCTCAAAGGCCTGCCGCTCAGCGAGCTGCGCGCATTCGTCGAAACTGACAGCAATCAGCAGCGCGGCGAATGCGTCGTGCTGGTCGCTGGCTGGACCGCGCCGGAATCGGAGGATGCGGTCAGCAGCGAAGCCATGCGTATCCTTGATCTGCTGCTTGAAGAAATGCCGCTCAAGCGTGCCGCCGCGTTGGCCGCACAAATCACCGGCGAGCGTAAAAATGTCCTGTATCAAGTCGCGCTGGACAAACAGAAAGGCGTGTAA